A section of the Oryza sativa Japonica Group chromosome 1, ASM3414082v1 genome encodes:
- the LOC107278125 gene encoding tau-cadinol synthase translates to MKSHMASLLLLPTAAPAWPTASCWQRMWVHPGPSFPHRMMIRHPLLSSLHAARLMPCKCTAPSSPIASKMAPTFHPTIFGDFFIEYNQPLKQESNEWMEERAEQLVEQIGRMFEACRDDVVKQMNLVDVLQRLGIEHHFEEQINTTLRNIHSIEFYSSNLHEVALRFRLLRQQGYWVSPDEFNKFKCEDGSFKSDINNDPKGLLSLYHAAYLLTHNERALKEAILFATHHLELLSGSLEFPLAEQVKRALQIPLPRTLKRVEALNFIFEYTAQEHTFNPSISELAKLDFNILQKLHQKELKHICRWWKDVSSDINLDYTRDRVVECYFCAYIVYYEKEYARARMMLAKKIMLISLLDDTYDVHATLEEARKFNEALQRWDKNAVSLVPEGLKRFFLSIMSNFRDFEDELEPHEKYRNAYNIKAFQILSNNYLQEAEWFHQKYIPSFTEHATVSLVTGGAIELPVSIIVGMGDIATKDAFDWALSYADAGRAFGEVSRFMDDLAVSQNGREKMDVANAVECYMKEHGVTSDVAEAEISEMVEGAWRTLNQARFEDRVYLPFVQRIANVSMSIALLFHGKRDGYTNSHELKDMFESHFVNPIPLDHLDTIEDM, encoded by the exons ATGAAGAGCCACATGGCTTCCCTCTTGCTGCTGCCCACTGCAGCTCCAGCGTGGCCTACCGCCTCCTGCTGGCAGCGCATGTGGGTTCATCCTGGCCCTTCgtttcctcatcggatgatgatACGTCATCCACTGCTGTCCTCCCTGCACGCCGCCCGCCTCATGCCTTGCAAGTGCACAGCGCCGTCATCTCCCATTGCTAGTAAGATGGCACCGACTTTCCACCCAACGATATTCGGCGACTTCTTCATCGAATACAACCAACCACTCAAG CAGGAGTCAAATGAATGGATGGAAGAGAGAGCAGAACAGTTAGTAGAGCAGATAGGTAGAATGTTTGAAGCTTGCAGGGATGATGTGGTGAAACAAATGAACCTGGTCGATGTACTCCAACGTTTGGGAATAGAACATCATTTTGAGGAGCAGATTAACACCACTCTAAGAAATATTCACAGCATTGAATTCTATAGCTCTAACCTCCATGAGGTTGCTCTTCGGTTTCGCTTGCTGAGGCAACAAGGGTATTGGGTTTCACCAG ACGAATTCAACAAATTCAAATGTGAAGATGGGAGCTTCAAGAGTGACATAAATAATGACCCGAAGGGCTTGTTAAGTTTGTACCATGCAGCTTACCTTCTAACTCATAATGAGAGGGCACTCAAAGAAGCTATCTTATTTGCAACCCATCACCTGGAATTATTAAGTGGTAGCCTTGAGTTCCCGCTGGCTGAACAAGTAAAGCGTGCCCTCCAAATACCATTACCAAGGACCTTGAAGAGAGTAGAGGCGCTAAATTTTATCTTCGAGTATACTGCACAAGAGCATACATTTAACCCATCCATTTCAGAGCTAGCCAAGCTTGATTTTAACATTTTACAAAAACTTCACCAGAAGGAACTCAAGCATATTTGTCG gtGGTGGAAGGATGTTTCCAGTGACATTAACCTAGACTACACCCGCGATCGTGTGGTTGAGTGTTACTTTTGTGCTTACATTGTGTACTATGAGAAAGAGTACGCACGTGCACGCATGATGCTCGCCAAGAAAATTATGCTAATTTCTCTACTTGATGATACCTATGATGTGCATGCGACATTGGAAGAGGCTCGGAAGTTCAATGAAGCACTGCAAAG ATGGGATAAGAATGCTGTTTCACTTGTACCGGAGGGGCTGAAGAGGTTCTTTCTCAGTATTATGAGCAACTTTAGGGACTTTGAAGATGAGTTGGAACCACATGAGAAATATCGTAATGCTTACAACATTAAAGCG TTTCAAATATTATCCAACAATTACCTCCAGGAAGCTGAGTGGTTCCATCAAAAATACATTCCAAGCTTTACAGAGCATGCGACCGTGTCCCTCGTAACCGGAGGTGCTATAGAATTACCTGTCAGTATAATCGTAGGCATGGGTGACATAGCTACCAAGGATGCCTTTGATTGGGCCTTGTCTTACGCTGATGCTGGCAGGGCCTTTGGAGAGGTGTCACGTTTCATGGATGATTTGGCTGTATCACag AATGGGAGGGAGAAGATGGACGTGGCCAATGCCGTGGAGTGTTACATGAAGGAGCATGGCGTGACAAGCGATGTCGCGGAGGCGGAGATAAGTGAAATGGTGGAAGGCGCATGGAGAACCCTAAACCAGGCGCGCTTTGAGGACCGCGTGTACCTCCCGTTCGTGCAGCGGATCGCCAATGTGTCCATGTCCATCGCCCTCCTCTTCCATGGCAAGAGGGACGGCTACACCAATAGCCACGAGTTGAAGGATATGTTCGAGAGTCATTTCGTCAACCCTATTCCCCTTGATCATTTAGATACAATTGAAGATATGTAA
- the LOC4325314 gene encoding pentatricopeptide repeat-containing protein At3g54980, mitochondrial encodes MRQPQLRAATSRPLSWRSNCTAAAASASQPSEPLSAHFTNGRPLSRAPAVVRDLSSVLRAILAASPSSHSRAYPLLKSAAFDARLAPDALVDAVLSAVGGPGSRQATALLSRLLASLCRAGRAGAAAAAYASMEARGVTPDAKSRTDLLAVTARSASAADALALLAEMRGKGRPLDAWMFDVVMRACFKEGMYDDAVRLFDEMPASEIEPDQRVCSVAIASLCKLRDANRALLVLRKMQDAGFVPWDFTFNSVVDVLVKGGRMEEALHIKDELLATGKKMSVVLATTLMHGYCLQREVRKALDIFEETLRDGLVPTDVTYTVLIRGCTEEGMPEKAYELCRQMRDHGLLPSTNEFNMVIKGLLNDKLWKDAVSLFKEMADSGIPDAFTYNILIHWLCQRRKIREALNLWEKMNETGVKPYIVTYHSLLLCYCVNGCMDEAVKLYTEMPGKGFTPNVVTYTTLMKGHINKAAFDKAYALLAEMKQNGVSCNDYTYNTLINGLCVVGRVCEVGEMLKRFETEGFVPTAMTYNSIINGFIKAGMMGSAFAVYQQMCAKGIPPNIVTYTSFIDGYCKTSCCDLALKMLNDVRCKGLRPDIAAYNSLIFGFCQEGNMSHALQVLVLMLKDGLLPNISVYNSFITGYKNLKMMEEALRLYEKMIKEGIDLDTATYTTLIDGFSKDGNVTFALKLYSEMVAKGNIPDHITFTALTHGLCRNGDIDDARKLLDEMNRLDIRPNVLMYNMLINGYLRNGKLQEAFRLHDEMLERKIMPDDTTYDILVGMKSLGSDSPIDAENPNLSSTG; translated from the coding sequence ATGCGCCAGCCACagctccgcgccgccacctcgcgcCCGCTCTCATGGCGCTCCAACTGCACGGCTGCTGCGGCGTCCGCCTCCCAGCCGAGCGAGCCGCTCTCCGCCCACTTCACCAACGGCCGGCCCCTCTCGCGCGCCCCGGCCGTGGTGAGGGACCTCTCCTCGGTGCTCCGCGCGatcctcgccgcctccccgtCCTCCCACAGCCGCGCGTACCCGCTCCTCAagtccgccgccttcgacgcccgCCTCGCGCCGGACGCGCTCGTCGACGCCGTCCTCTCCGCCGTGGGCGGCCCGGGGTCACGGCAGGCCACCGCGCTCCTcagccgcctcctcgcctccctgtgccgcgccggccgcgctggcgcggccgccgccgcctacgccaGCATGGAGGCGCGCGGGGTCACCCCGGACGCCAAGTCCCGCAccgacctcctcgccgtcacGGCGCGGAGCGCGTCGGCCGCGGACGCCCTCGCGCTGCTCGCCGAGATGCGGGGGAAGGGGCGCCCCTTGGACGCGTGGATGTTCGACGTGGTGATGCGCGCTTGCTTCAAGGAAGGGATGTACGACGACGCGGTCAggctgttcgacgaaatgcctgCCTCTGAGATCGAGCCCGACCAGCGCGTGTGCTCTGTCGCTATCGCGTCCCTATGCAAGCTGCGTGACGCCAACCGTGCTCTGCTGGTGCTGAGGAAGATGCAGGATGCGGGGTTCGTGCCGTGGGACTTCACGTTCAACTCCGTGGTGGATGTGCTCGTGAAGGGAGGGAGGATGGAGGAGGCGCTGCACATAAAGGATGAGTTGCTTGCTACGGGGAAGAAAATGAGTGTGGTTCTCGCAACAACGTTGATGCACGGCTATTGCTTGCAACGGGAGGTTAGGAAAGCGCTGGATATATTCGAGGAGACACTAAGGGACGGTCTGGTACCAACCGATGTAACATATACGGTGCTGATCAGAGGTTGTACTGAAGAGGGGATGCCAGAGAAGGCCTATGAGCTGTGCCGCCAGATGAGAGATCATGGATTGTTGCCGAGCACAAATGAGTTCAATATGGTTATCAAGGGCCTTTTGAATGATAAATTGTGGAAGGATGCTGTAAGCTTGTTCAAGGAGATGGCTGATTCTGGGATACCAGATGCCTTCACATACAATATACTAATTCACTGGCTCTGTCAGCGTCGCAAAATTCGCGAAGCGCTTAACTTGTGGGAAAAGATGAATGAAACAGGAGTGAAACCATATATCGTGACATACCACAGCTTGTTGTTGTGTTATTGTGTGAATGGGTGCATGGATGAAGCAGTCAAGCTGTACACTGAGATGCCTGGAAAAGGGTTCACACCTAATGTTGTCACTTACACAACGCTGATGAAAGGGCACATAAATAAGGCTGCTTTTGACAAGGCTTATGCCCTCCTTGCTGAAATGAAACAGAATGGAGTCTCTTGCAATGATTATACATACAACACTCTCATAAATGGCCTTTGTGTGGTTGGCCGAGTTTGTGAAGTTGGTGAAATGCTGAAGAGATTTGAAACTGAAGGTTTTGTTCCAACTGCAATGACATACAATAGTATCATCAATGGATTTATAAAAGCTGGCATGATGGGCTCAGCATTTGCTGTGTATCAGCAGATGTGTGCAAAAGGCATACCTCCCAACATAGTAACATATACCAGTTTCATTGATGGATACTGTAAGACTAGTTGCTGTGACCTGGCACTGAAGATGCTAAATGATGTCAGGTGCAAAGGCCTTCGACCTGATATCGCTGCATATAATTCCTTAATATTTGGGTTTTGCCAAGAGGGGAATATGTCTCATGCACTGCAAGTTCTTGTCCTTATGCTGAAAGATGGTCTTTTACCAAATATTTCAGTCTACAACAGTTTCATTACAGGGTACAAGAATTTGAAAATGATGGAAGAAGCTTTGAGATTGTACGAGAAAATGATTAAAGAAGGAATTGATCTTGATACAGCAACCTACACTACCTTAATTGATGGGTTCTCAAAAGATGGCAATGTAACCTTTGCATTGAAACTATACTCAGAGATGGTGGCTAAGGGTAATATTCCTGATCATATTACTTTCACAGCATTAACACATGGTCTTTGCCGCAACGGAGATATCGATGATGCTAGAAAATTATTGGATGAAATGAATAGGTTAGATATACGCCCTAATGTTTTGATGTACAACATGTTGATAAACGGATACCTCCGTAATGGAAAGCTGCAAGAAGCGTTCCGGTTGCATGATGAAATGCTTGAAAGGAAAATTATGCCAGATGATACAACATATGACATACTAGTTGGCATGAAATCTTTGGGAAGTGACAGTCCCATTGACGCGGAGAATCCTAATTTAAGTTCCACAGGATAA
- the LOC9268926 gene encoding tRNA (cytosine(38)-C(5))-methyltransferase 2 isoform X3, whose product METAVPWKVLEFYSGIGGMRYSLAASGARAEVVEAFDINDVANDVYELNFGHRPYQGNIQTLTASDLDKYKAQAWLLSPPCQPYTRQGLQKHSADARAFSFIKILNLMKNMCFPPQMLFVENVVGFEVSDTHDQLIEVLSDLNFNTQEFILSPLQFGIPYSRPRYFCLAKREPVSFQNPSDNSKLLRTPTFLTLVRAGHNRCNPDEDELELVCKPISDFLETISLNVADQDSSGTISDINGSDGCTPSGIISQDYVVPLNLIERWGSAMDIVCPESKRCCCFTKSYYRYVKGTGSLLATSNNLKRISKEDLEISSLKELGLRFFTPREVANLHSFPSSFHFPNHISLRQQYAMLGNSLSVAVVGPLLRYLFAET is encoded by the exons ATGGAGACCGCGGTGCCATGGAAAGTCCTCGAGTTCTATAGCGGCATCGGCGGGATG AGGTACTCGCTGGCGGCGTCGGGCGCGCGGGCCGAGGTGGTGGAGGCCTTCGACATCAACGACGTTGCCAACGATGTCTACGAGCTCAACTTCGGCCACCGCCCATACCAG GGAAACATTCAAACACTCACTGCTAGTGACCTAGATAAGTATAAGGCACAAGCATGGCTTCTTTCTCCTCCATGCCAACCATACACACGGCAAG GACTACAGAAGCATTCAGCTGATGCTCGAGCATTTTCATTCATAAAGATTCTTAACCTAATGAAAAACATGTGCTTTCCTCCACAAATGTTATTTGTGGAAAACGTAGTCGGATTTGAG GTGTCTGATACACATGACCAGTTGATAGAGGTTCTTTCAGATCTCAATTTCAACACACAAGAATTTATCCTAAGCCCCTTGCAGTTTGGTATCCCATATTCTAGACCTCGCTACTTTTGTCTG GCGAAACGAGAACCTGTGAGTTTTCAAAATCCATCAGACAACAGCAAGCTGCTCCGGACACCTACATTCCTAACATTGGTAAGGGCAGGTCACAACAGATGTAACCCGGATGAAGATGAGCTGGAACTAGTATGCAAACCAATCAGTGACTTCCTTGAAACAATAAGTCTGAATGTCGCTGATCAGGATTCTTCAGGTACAATCTCTGACA TTAATGGGTCTGATGGATGCACCCCAAGTGGAATAATTTCTCAAGATTATGTAGTCCCGCTAAACTTGATTGAGCGGTGGGGGAGTGCTATgg ATATTGTATGCCCTGAATCAAAACGATGCTGTTGTTTTACCAAAAGTTATTATCGCTATGTCAAGGGGACAGGCTCCTTACTAGCTACGTCCAAT AACCTCAAACGAATTTCCAAAGAGGACCTTGAAATTTCTTCACTGAAGGAGTTAGGCTTACGATTTTTCACCCCTCGTGAG GTTGCTAATCTGCATTCTTTTCCATCGAGTTTCCACTTTCCGAATCACATAAGCCTTAGGCAACA GTATGCTATGCTGGGCAATAGCCTGAGTGTAGCAGTTGTGGGGCCTTTGCTGCGTTATCTGTTTGCTGAGACATAG
- the LOC9268926 gene encoding tRNA (cytosine(38)-C(5))-methyltransferase 2 isoform X4, giving the protein METAVPWKVLEFYSGIGGMRYSLAASGARAEVVEAFDINDVANDVYELNFGHRPYQGNIQTLTASDLDKYKAQAWLLSPPCQPYTRQGLQKHSADARAFSFIKILNLMKNMCFPPQMLFVENVVGFEVSDTHDQLIEVLSDLNFNTQEFILSPLQFGIPYSRPRYFCLAKREPVSFQNPSDNSKLLRTPTFLTLVRAGHNRCNPDEDELELVCKPISDFLETISLNVADQDSSVNGSDGCTPSGIISQDYVVPLNLIERWGSAMDIVCPESKRCCCFTKSYYRYVKGTGSLLATSNNLKRISKEDLEISSLKELGLRFFTPREVANLHSFPSSFHFPNHISLRQQYAMLGNSLSVAVVGPLLRYLFAET; this is encoded by the exons ATGGAGACCGCGGTGCCATGGAAAGTCCTCGAGTTCTATAGCGGCATCGGCGGGATG AGGTACTCGCTGGCGGCGTCGGGCGCGCGGGCCGAGGTGGTGGAGGCCTTCGACATCAACGACGTTGCCAACGATGTCTACGAGCTCAACTTCGGCCACCGCCCATACCAG GGAAACATTCAAACACTCACTGCTAGTGACCTAGATAAGTATAAGGCACAAGCATGGCTTCTTTCTCCTCCATGCCAACCATACACACGGCAAG GACTACAGAAGCATTCAGCTGATGCTCGAGCATTTTCATTCATAAAGATTCTTAACCTAATGAAAAACATGTGCTTTCCTCCACAAATGTTATTTGTGGAAAACGTAGTCGGATTTGAG GTGTCTGATACACATGACCAGTTGATAGAGGTTCTTTCAGATCTCAATTTCAACACACAAGAATTTATCCTAAGCCCCTTGCAGTTTGGTATCCCATATTCTAGACCTCGCTACTTTTGTCTG GCGAAACGAGAACCTGTGAGTTTTCAAAATCCATCAGACAACAGCAAGCTGCTCCGGACACCTACATTCCTAACATTGGTAAGGGCAGGTCACAACAGATGTAACCCGGATGAAGATGAGCTGGAACTAGTATGCAAACCAATCAGTGACTTCCTTGAAACAATAAGTCTGAATGTCGCTGATCAGGATTCTTCAG TTAATGGGTCTGATGGATGCACCCCAAGTGGAATAATTTCTCAAGATTATGTAGTCCCGCTAAACTTGATTGAGCGGTGGGGGAGTGCTATgg ATATTGTATGCCCTGAATCAAAACGATGCTGTTGTTTTACCAAAAGTTATTATCGCTATGTCAAGGGGACAGGCTCCTTACTAGCTACGTCCAAT AACCTCAAACGAATTTCCAAAGAGGACCTTGAAATTTCTTCACTGAAGGAGTTAGGCTTACGATTTTTCACCCCTCGTGAG GTTGCTAATCTGCATTCTTTTCCATCGAGTTTCCACTTTCCGAATCACATAAGCCTTAGGCAACA GTATGCTATGCTGGGCAATAGCCTGAGTGTAGCAGTTGTGGGGCCTTTGCTGCGTTATCTGTTTGCTGAGACATAG
- the LOC9268926 gene encoding tRNA (cytosine(38)-C(5))-methyltransferase 2 isoform X2, protein METAVPWKVLEFYSGIGGMGFCATCPPPQRYSLAASGARAEVVEAFDINDVANDVYELNFGHRPYQGNIQTLTASDLDKYKAQAWLLSPPCQPYTRQGLQKHSADARAFSFIKILNLMKNMCFPPQMLFVENVVGFEVSDTHDQLIEVLSDLNFNTQEFILSPLQFGIPYSRPRYFCLAKREPVSFQNPSDNSKLLRTPTFLTLVRAGHNRCNPDEDELELVCKPISDFLETISLNVADQDSSVNGSDGCTPSGIISQDYVVPLNLIERWGSAMDIVCPESKRCCCFTKSYYRYVKGTGSLLATSNNLKRISKEDLEISSLKELGLRFFTPREVANLHSFPSSFHFPNHISLRQQYAMLGNSLSVAVVGPLLRYLFAET, encoded by the exons ATGGAGACCGCGGTGCCATGGAAAGTCCTCGAGTTCTATAGCGGCATCGGCGGGATG ggtttttgcgCCACCTGCCCTCCCCCGCAGAGGTACTCGCTGGCGGCGTCGGGCGCGCGGGCCGAGGTGGTGGAGGCCTTCGACATCAACGACGTTGCCAACGATGTCTACGAGCTCAACTTCGGCCACCGCCCATACCAG GGAAACATTCAAACACTCACTGCTAGTGACCTAGATAAGTATAAGGCACAAGCATGGCTTCTTTCTCCTCCATGCCAACCATACACACGGCAAG GACTACAGAAGCATTCAGCTGATGCTCGAGCATTTTCATTCATAAAGATTCTTAACCTAATGAAAAACATGTGCTTTCCTCCACAAATGTTATTTGTGGAAAACGTAGTCGGATTTGAG GTGTCTGATACACATGACCAGTTGATAGAGGTTCTTTCAGATCTCAATTTCAACACACAAGAATTTATCCTAAGCCCCTTGCAGTTTGGTATCCCATATTCTAGACCTCGCTACTTTTGTCTG GCGAAACGAGAACCTGTGAGTTTTCAAAATCCATCAGACAACAGCAAGCTGCTCCGGACACCTACATTCCTAACATTGGTAAGGGCAGGTCACAACAGATGTAACCCGGATGAAGATGAGCTGGAACTAGTATGCAAACCAATCAGTGACTTCCTTGAAACAATAAGTCTGAATGTCGCTGATCAGGATTCTTCAG TTAATGGGTCTGATGGATGCACCCCAAGTGGAATAATTTCTCAAGATTATGTAGTCCCGCTAAACTTGATTGAGCGGTGGGGGAGTGCTATgg ATATTGTATGCCCTGAATCAAAACGATGCTGTTGTTTTACCAAAAGTTATTATCGCTATGTCAAGGGGACAGGCTCCTTACTAGCTACGTCCAAT AACCTCAAACGAATTTCCAAAGAGGACCTTGAAATTTCTTCACTGAAGGAGTTAGGCTTACGATTTTTCACCCCTCGTGAG GTTGCTAATCTGCATTCTTTTCCATCGAGTTTCCACTTTCCGAATCACATAAGCCTTAGGCAACA GTATGCTATGCTGGGCAATAGCCTGAGTGTAGCAGTTGTGGGGCCTTTGCTGCGTTATCTGTTTGCTGAGACATAG
- the LOC9268926 gene encoding tRNA (cytosine(38)-C(5))-methyltransferase 2 isoform X1 has translation METAVPWKVLEFYSGIGGMGFCATCPPPQRYSLAASGARAEVVEAFDINDVANDVYELNFGHRPYQGNIQTLTASDLDKYKAQAWLLSPPCQPYTRQGLQKHSADARAFSFIKILNLMKNMCFPPQMLFVENVVGFEVSDTHDQLIEVLSDLNFNTQEFILSPLQFGIPYSRPRYFCLAKREPVSFQNPSDNSKLLRTPTFLTLVRAGHNRCNPDEDELELVCKPISDFLETISLNVADQDSSGTISDINGSDGCTPSGIISQDYVVPLNLIERWGSAMDIVCPESKRCCCFTKSYYRYVKGTGSLLATSNNLKRISKEDLEISSLKELGLRFFTPREVANLHSFPSSFHFPNHISLRQQYAMLGNSLSVAVVGPLLRYLFAET, from the exons ATGGAGACCGCGGTGCCATGGAAAGTCCTCGAGTTCTATAGCGGCATCGGCGGGATG ggtttttgcgCCACCTGCCCTCCCCCGCAGAGGTACTCGCTGGCGGCGTCGGGCGCGCGGGCCGAGGTGGTGGAGGCCTTCGACATCAACGACGTTGCCAACGATGTCTACGAGCTCAACTTCGGCCACCGCCCATACCAG GGAAACATTCAAACACTCACTGCTAGTGACCTAGATAAGTATAAGGCACAAGCATGGCTTCTTTCTCCTCCATGCCAACCATACACACGGCAAG GACTACAGAAGCATTCAGCTGATGCTCGAGCATTTTCATTCATAAAGATTCTTAACCTAATGAAAAACATGTGCTTTCCTCCACAAATGTTATTTGTGGAAAACGTAGTCGGATTTGAG GTGTCTGATACACATGACCAGTTGATAGAGGTTCTTTCAGATCTCAATTTCAACACACAAGAATTTATCCTAAGCCCCTTGCAGTTTGGTATCCCATATTCTAGACCTCGCTACTTTTGTCTG GCGAAACGAGAACCTGTGAGTTTTCAAAATCCATCAGACAACAGCAAGCTGCTCCGGACACCTACATTCCTAACATTGGTAAGGGCAGGTCACAACAGATGTAACCCGGATGAAGATGAGCTGGAACTAGTATGCAAACCAATCAGTGACTTCCTTGAAACAATAAGTCTGAATGTCGCTGATCAGGATTCTTCAGGTACAATCTCTGACA TTAATGGGTCTGATGGATGCACCCCAAGTGGAATAATTTCTCAAGATTATGTAGTCCCGCTAAACTTGATTGAGCGGTGGGGGAGTGCTATgg ATATTGTATGCCCTGAATCAAAACGATGCTGTTGTTTTACCAAAAGTTATTATCGCTATGTCAAGGGGACAGGCTCCTTACTAGCTACGTCCAAT AACCTCAAACGAATTTCCAAAGAGGACCTTGAAATTTCTTCACTGAAGGAGTTAGGCTTACGATTTTTCACCCCTCGTGAG GTTGCTAATCTGCATTCTTTTCCATCGAGTTTCCACTTTCCGAATCACATAAGCCTTAGGCAACA GTATGCTATGCTGGGCAATAGCCTGAGTGTAGCAGTTGTGGGGCCTTTGCTGCGTTATCTGTTTGCTGAGACATAG
- the LOC4325316 gene encoding small ribosomal subunit protein uS11m: MRARLQTLAPALRRAASASATGPASASAAGPASLASAAPLSTAAAAAFPPPQSKTASRMGLFSMPGGDTRQPSYGDRLMESQQLPQDYRANVPRSGDTMGLRSRIAGGENPSYFGTPSHIFDEHKQSLVKGKRDFVYVLLKRNKTFVTVTDVRGNKKTGASAGCLEDRKGRSRLSKYAAEATAEHVGRAARKMGLKSVVMKVKGTVFFNKKKKVILSFREGFRGERVREQSPVVFIHDVTQLPHNGCRLPKQRLV; encoded by the exons ATGAGAGCACGCCTCCAAACCCTGGCCCCGGccctgcgccgcgccgcctccgcctccgccacgggccccgcctccgcctccgccgcgggccccgcctccctcgccagcgccgcgccgctctccacggcggccgccgccgccttcccacCTCCTCAGTCTAAAACCGCTTCACGTATGGGTTTGTTCTCTATGCCCGGCGGCGACACACGCCAACCTTCATATGGAGACCGTCTCATGGAGTCACAGCAGCTGCCTCAAGACTACCGTGCCAATGTGCCGCGTTCTGGTGACACGATGGGA TTAAGGTCCAGGATAGCTGGTGGCGAGAATCCCTCCTACTTCGGGACCCCATCACACATCTTTGACGAACACAAGCAATCTCTGGTGAAAGGGAAGAGAGATTTTGTCTATGTCTTGCTCAAGAGAAACAAGACCTTTGTGACCGTGACAGACGTTAGGGGGAACAAAAAGACCGGGGCATCCGCTGGTTGTTTGGAGGACAGGAAAGGGCGCTCTCGTCTTTCCAAATATGCTGCTGAAGCAACTGCAGAACATGTCGGGCGTGCTGCCAGGAAGATGGGTTTAAAATCTGTGGTCATGAAAGTGAAAGGAACTGTGTTCTTCAATAAGAAGAAGAAAGTGATCCTGAGCTTCAGAGAAGGCTTTCGGGGTGAAAGAGTAAGGGAGCAATCTCCTGTGGTGTTTATCCACGATGTGACCCAGCTTCCACACAACGGATGCCGCCTCCCGAAACAACGCCTGGTTTAG
- the LOC4325317 gene encoding putative cytochrome c oxidase subunit 5b-like: MWRRLQTLAPALRRAASASASAAASGAAGPASLARAAPLSTAAAAAFRRTSPLLSGDKPATVEDVMPIATGLEREELAAELKGEKRFDMDPPVGPFGTKEAPAVIESYYNKRIVGCPGGEGEDEHDVVWFWLKKDEPHECPVCSQYFVLKVIGDGGDPDGHDDDDEHHH; encoded by the exons ATGTGGCGCCGCCTCCAAACCCTGGCCCCGGccctgcgccgcgccgcctccgcctccgcctccgcggcggcatCGGGCGCCGCGGgccccgcctccctcgcccgcgccgcgccgctctccacggcggccgccgccgccttccgccgcacCAGCCCTCTCCTGTCCG GGGACAagccggcgacggtggaggaCGTCATGCCCATCGCCACGGGGCTGGAGCGCGAGGAGCTCGCGGCGGAGCTCAAG GGGGAGAAGCGGTTCGACATGGATCCTCCCGTAGGCCCATTTGGTACCAAG GAGGCCCCAGCTGTCATTGAATCCTACTATAACAAGAGGATAGTTGGTTGTCCTGGTGGTGAAGGAG AGGATGAGCATGATGTTGTATGGTTCTGGTTGAAAAAAGATGAACCGCATGAGTGCCCAGTCTGTTCACAATATTTTGTG CTTAAGGTCATTGGTGATGGTGGTGATCCAGATGGacatgatgatgacgacgagcATCACCACTAA